Below is a genomic region from Bordetella pertussis 18323.
GACCGGCCTGGGCACGGTGGACGAACGCATGCTCATCCTGGTCGACATCGAGAAGCTGATGACCAGCGACGAGATGGCGCTGGTGGAGAAAGTGGCGTCCTGACGGCGGTCAGTCCGCGGGCGGTGCGCCGCCCGTCGTTTCGTTCAACGCTTGCAGTCAAGGAGTGGTTCCTGTCATGCGCAAGTTCCTCGCGAACCTGTCGATACGCGGCAGCCTGTTGGGCGTGCTGGCGTTCTTCTCTTTCATGCTGGTCGTCGGCGCCGCCCTGGGCGTGCTGTCGCTGCGGGTCAGCAACGACACGTTGCAGGGAGTCAAACAGACCCAGGATGTCGCCGACGCGATGGATCGCGTCGTCAACAGCTACAAGGACGCGCTCAACGGCCTGGGCCGCGTCGCGGCGTCGCACTATGGCGCGATCGTGAGCGCCATCGGCCAGCCGGTGCAGGTCGAACAGGGCCTGGGCAGCGAGGCGGCGGGCTTGCTGCAGCGCGCCAAGGCTTCGCTCAACCGCGCCGAGACCGAATACGAGTACTACAAGGGCCTGGCCCGGCCGGCCAGCGCCGCCGACAGCCTGAAAGAAGTCGAGAACGCCTTCGAGGCGCTGGTCGGCCAGGGGCTCCATCCGCTGGCCGCCGCGTTGGAGAAGGGCGACATGGCCGGCTACCAGTCGCATGCGCAGAACGTCCTTGACGCGCTGGAAGGGCGTTTCTCGGGCGCCATCGCCGCATTCGACTTCTGGCGCGCCAGCGAGCTGCTCGACGCCCACGAAGTGGCCGAGACGCGCTATCGCTTCGTGCTGGCGGCCGTGGCCGCGGGCGGGGTGCTGGCCGCGCTGCTGGTGTTTTCGACCTATCTGTTCCTGCGCCGCCGCGTGCTGCAGCCGCTGCGCGAAGTGGGCCAGCATTTCGACAAGATCGCCGCGGGCGACCTGACCGCGCGGGTGGACGTGCGCAACAGCAACGAGATCGGCCAGCTGTTCGCCGGCCTCAAGCGCATGGAGGAAAGCCTGACGCGTACCGTCGCGGCGGTGCGCCGCGGGGTGGACGAGATCAACGTGGGTTCGCGCGAGATTTCGGCCGGCAACACGGACCTGTCC
It encodes:
- a CDS encoding methyl-accepting chemotaxis protein; translated protein: MRKFLANLSIRGSLLGVLAFFSFMLVVGAALGVLSLRVSNDTLQGVKQTQDVADAMDRVVNSYKDALNGLGRVAASHYGAIVSAIGQPVQVEQGLGSEAAGLLQRAKASLNRAETEYEYYKGLARPASAADSLKEVENAFEALVGQGLHPLAAALEKGDMAGYQSHAQNVLDALEGRFSGAIAAFDFWRASELLDAHEVAETRYRFVLAAVAAGGVLAALLVFSTYLFLRRRVLQPLREVGQHFDKIAAGDLTARVDVRNSNEIGQLFAGLKRMEESLTRTVAAVRRGVDEINVGSREISAGNTDLSSRTEEQAASLEETAASMEQLASTVKQNADNARQANQLAGVASDVAERGGSAVSEVVTTMQDISASSRKISEIVSVIDGIAFQTNILALNAAVEAARAGEQGKGFAVVAGEVRSLAQRSAQAAKEIKVLIEDSVGKVGTGSQQVERAGATMQEIVASVKRVTDIMGEISAASEEQSSGIEQVNRAVSQMDEATQQNAALVEEAAAAAGSLQEQAQRLAEAVAVFKINTGEVIEVPAHQLGSRQAPGAREAALARDDALALGH